CCACTCCCTTCTCCTCTCTGTTCGCTCTGGGCGCCGTGATGTCTCTCTCCACCGGCCTTGCGAACGTGAGCTTGAAACACAATAGGTAACCCGGATACTGGTTATATTCTAGTACTTTAAATGTTGTGCGATGCTGCTCCATGTATTCTCAGTATCTTTGCCATTCAGTGTAGGTTTCTACCAAATGGCTAAGATTGCCGTGACTCCGACGATCGTCGCCGCTGAGTTCATGCTTTTTCAGAAGAAGGTTTCCTGTCAGAAGGTAGGTTTACACATGTCTTTTCTGTACTTTGAACGCAGCTGTTGTCATATTTCTTCAGAGGAAGAAAAACCAACAAATTGTGCCGTAAATACAATACATGTTTTGTTGTCTCTCTACCAGACTACCATTCATGCCACATGCGTGCATGTGTTTGTTTGCTGTTCGTAGTGGAAGCCTGTTGTTCTGTTCAATTTATATTCAGTAACGGAAACCTGAATTGCTTCAACATTATAGGTTATCACACTGGCAACTGTGTCATTCGGAGTGGCCGTGGCCACGGTCACAGATCTAGAGTTCAACTTCTTCGGTGCCTGCGTGGCATTGGCCTGGATCGTCCCTAGCGCGGTAAACAAGATCCTGTGGTCAAATTTGCAACAGACCGGAAACTGGACCGCGCTTGCGTAAGTTCCGAGTTCATCTTTTTTGCTACCGTTAAAGGCGCATCATCGCGTTGTCGAATGGCTAACTAACACAGATTGTTGAATCAACCAGGCTGATGTGGAAGACGACCCCTGTCACCATATTCTTCTTGCTGGCGTTGATGCCTCTGCTTGATCCGCCGGGCCTGCTGCTGTTCAACTGGAATTTCAGAAACACCTGCGCCATTGTCATCTCTGCCCTGTTCGGCTTCCTCCTCCAGTGGTCCGGCGCTTTGGCACTTGGGTGAGACCATTTTTTCCTCTCTTCACAGGAACATTCTTCCCTGTGAGGCTTCAAAATGGATAAGAAGATGAGCTTGCTGCTGATTGACTCCGTGTTAATTTGTTcgtgccatgcatgcatgcagggcGACCTCGGCGCTGTCGCATGTGGTGCTGGGGCAGTTCAAGACCATCGTCATCATGCTCTCCGGTTATCTCATCTTCCGGTCGGACCCGGGGGTCACCAGCATCTGCGGCGCCCTCGTGGCCCTCGGCGGCATGTCGTTCTACACCTACCTGGGCCTGAAGAAGGAGCCCGCAGCTCCCGGCGGCAAGAAGCCGCCGTCGAGATCGAACTCGTTCATGGGCAAGCCCGCCGGCGACGGGGGCAGCTCGGACTACGAGGACTCCGTGTGAGTTGGGAGTTCTGCGTGGTGTGACTTGGGGCGGTTGTGTTGTAAACCTCGTGGTAGACTCTCGCTACAACTGTTGTACATAGAAGAACTTGTGATTTTAGTTCTTACTAGTATATTATTATTCCTTTTCCCTTTTGCGAGGTGATTTCTCATTGATTTTACGCTTGCAGCGGAGTATCATTTAAATTTAGTGGAGTAAATTTACTTTTGGTTTATGCATTTCGATGAACATCTGGTATATGTGTCCGCGACGATGATGACCACGCTGGAAACAGCAGCAGCAACGACGAGTTGCAGCCATGAAACGTCAGCAGCGGGGCAGCAAGCAGCAACAGCGGCGAATGGCGGTGCAGAGGAGCAGCAGCAGAGGCGAGCGGCATCAACAACGGCGAATGACAGGGCAGGAGTTGTGGCGAACCGCGGGGCAGCAGAGCAGCAGCAGAGGCGAGCGGCATCAACAACAGCGAACGACGGGGCAACAGTTGTGGTGAACGGCGGGGCAGCAGCAATGGGGCAACAGCGGCGAGGGTGGCTTCCGCTCATGGGAGGAAGGGTGGCGGGGGCAAGGAAGAAACcgaggtactccctccgttcctaaatataagtctttctagatgtTTCaataatgaactacatacggatgtatatagacatactttagagtatagattcactcattttgctctgcaTGTAGACatttagtgaaatatcttaaaagacttgtatttaggtacggagggagtagttgcgaCGCGACGATCTCCAGCAGCCCATGCACTGCAGGTCGCCCGACGCGTCCCTCGAAGCCGTCCTTCATCCTCGCTCGGCACGTCCATCAAGGACGTCCTTGTAGCAACGGCGTGCAggggagcgggggggggggggggaggcgagagagagagagtagaaaATTTACTCCGGCCCGTTTTGATGGAGTAAATTTTATGTTAAGTTTAGGACCGGAGTATAATTTTACTCCCTTACAGCGGGTTGGGGATCAGCTAGGTGCgttaaaagggagtaaaaccgaaCTTTTACTCTTTTGTAGCTTTTTAGGGGATCGATTAGAAATAATCTAAAAACAGTTAGATAAGTAAAATTCTTAGTTTACTTCTCTAACCCGTACCTAGCCAAAACTTGTATAATGGTTAAAGGAGAAAAAAGTATTCTCTTAGGCATCGTAGACATCTATATTTACTCGACCGTCCAATGTCCCGAGTAGAAAATGCCCCATGTCCTCTCGGCTGCACCTACCCCACCCTCACGCCACATCTAACCTTGGTGCCTTCTTTCTTGCCTCTGTCGGCCATCATGTGCCCCCGCCGACCCCCAGTAGGAGCCGCGAGGCCGGGACGCTCCTCTCGCCCCATTTTAGTCCCCTTTTACCGCCGTCGTCGCCTAAATTGGCAAAACTAAGGCCCTCATTGCTGGCGTCGGATTTGACACAGCCTGATCAGCGGCGGTGACGCTTAATTCGGTAGATCTACGGTCGGCCCTCATTGCTGGCACCAGATTCGACTTAGCCTGACCGTCGGCACCGACGCGTTTCGGATGGATTTGAAGATGATTGAACCGTGGAACCCCCTGAACCACTTTGCACCGCATCTCGGTATGTCACCCTCCTCTCAGTGCTCGGATGTCACACATCGACCAACCGCCGACACAACCACATCCAGGTGTCGGCCGAGCTCAGCCGGTCATCAAGTGTGACCACTGTCCGCAGTTGGTGTTGCGTCGAGTTCCGAGCATGCCGAAACATTCTGGATTGGTGTTCCTCAAGTGCGAAAAGACCTGGTGAGTGGCTATTTTTTACGGTTGTTTTTTGGACTCCTCGCAATTGGAACTTATTGTTTGCTCTAAATTGTATGTAGGAAGAATGCAAATTTTGGTATTGAAAAGAAAAGTACATTGATATATTGTTAGAGTGAAAACTGCTAGATGTTTGTGCACTACTTGCTACAGTTAAGACTAGAGAGGATGCAATGTTCAATTGTGTGGAGGTGAAGAAGAACAAAGTGTGGAAGCTCAGGAAGTGAATAGAGAGAGTATTAATTGCTAGTGGGAGATGTTAGGGCACTTGGGTTTCTATTAAAGTGTTTAAGTCTTGTTGATTTCTCTTTGGGTCAGTTTTATTAGCGAAAAATTGGTGAAGTATGTAACATTTCTACCATTTGATAAAGTAATATAAAAATAGGTTTATCTCGATGCCCAGAAATTAAATGAGACAATCTTATATTTACTACTCTAAGGTTGGAGGATCGGCTAGAAACGACCGAAATTTAGAAGAGTAACTCAGCCGTTTACTCTTAATTTTAAGGGATCGGAATTTAGAAGAGTAACTCAGTCGTTTACTCCTTAAAATTTTAGGGGATCGGCTATAGATGCCCGTAGGTACTATAACAACAAGTATAACATGGGTTTCTCTAGTTGATCCCTTAAAACCCTTTTAGAAAAGCAAAGTTATGAGTTAAGAGTATCTACTTGAACTCTCAAACATTTAGAAGGGTAAAAAATCAGGAAGTTCTAAAAGGCAGCCAATGTCTTTTTTTCCCATGTCCAATGAGTTATGACGATAACTTTTCCTTCTCCTCTCTCATGAACAACGTCTCCTCCTTCCATCCGCGTTGTCGCATGTCACCACTGCAACCATCTACTATGTGGAGAATGGAATCTACATTGCCCCCACACCTCCGGGCGTCCCTTGAGGGAGTCCGGGAGTAGGGTTCCTCGGGCCTCTTACCTACTTTCACGGACTAGACTCATGGGCCGTCTTCTAATTGTCATTAGAGCCCGAACTACAAGATCACACTATATCCAGAACGGACTCCTCCGAAGACTTGTTGTACGCACCAAGACAAGATGATGATCGACATGTTTTCTCGTTGGTGTAACCGGAATTGTGTAACCCTAATGCCCTTGGtacctatataaaccagagggcccTTAGTTTGTAGGGCACGTGaagatcattactcctagggttttagaccaccACATACGATTTTGATGTAGATTAACTCTGTATTCGATACTCCACCATCAATATGAACAAACGCAGgacataggattttacctccttcaagagggcccgaacctgggaaaATAAAGTCTCCCTTGTTCCCTGTTAGCCATCTATTCAAGATTCACACTTCGGGACCCCTTACCCAAGATTCGCCGGTTTTGACATCGACATTGGTGTTTTTATTGGGGGTTCCGTTGTGTGATCGCCAAGGAAACGATGGATTGTTTAATCATCATCGGTGACATCTGTAATGGGGACTTTTTCATTCCTGGATATATTTTCGCATTCGGCAACATCATGTTGCATGCTGATCCGATCGACCGCCTTGGCCGTGTCGGGAACCTCGCGTCCGATCAGGAGATCACGTTTGGGAACCTAGAGTTCGTTGCCGACTCCCGGGGAGATCTCATTCTGACAAAAAAGCTTTTGACTCCCCCCGAAGAGCTCTCGAGCCCCAATGCCCTAATGTCAGGGAAGGTGGACCATGCCCTCAAAGTTTCCTCCACCCCTGGTCTAGCCCTAGAAGCTGAACCAGTCGACACGTCCTAATTATGTTCGGATGAGCACTACCCCAATGCAACTTTAAGCGCCCTGGGAACCGCAACAGTGCGGGTTGGCCCCATGTACTCCAAAAACATGGACTCCACGGAGATCATGGCACTGAATGAGATGCTCGTCCAAATCTAGGCCATGCGGATAACGAACGGCCAACCTTTTGTCTACGATCAAATTGGGCTTAGACCCGACGATAGGGAAATTTACGTCACACCCATCACGTACTTGGTTGCTACCCTCAAGGATCCGGTTGAAGGTTTTCCTACCCAACTACTAGAGCTTAAGCTGGTCTATGTTCGGATCTCCAATAATCCCGAcgtccctgttggggaacgttgcatgggaaacaaaaaaattcctatgcacacgaagacctgtcatggtgatgtccatctacgagaggagatttggatctacgtagccttgtagatcgcacaacaggaagcgttaagaaacgtggttgatgtagtggaacgtcttcacgtccctcaaaccgccccacgatccgtcccacgaaccgtcccgcgatccgtcccacgaaccgtcccgcgatccgtcccacgatccgtttcgatctagtgtcgaacggacggcacctccgcgttcagcacacgtacagctcgaagatgatctcggccttcttgatccagcaagcaagatagataagtagatgagttctccggcagcatgacggcgctctggtggtggtgatgatctactcctgtagggctccgcccgagctccgcagaaatccgatctagaggtagaactatgtggtctagggttgagttgcacgtggcgaaagttgtctcaaatcagccctaaaacaccactatatataggagggagggggaggggcttcccttgagggccaagccctcaacggGTGCACcggcgctagggaggaggaggactcctcctccaattcggtttggggaaggaggagtcctcttcttccttcccacctccccttttccctttttcttttcttttggtatttctttaagtggcgccatgggccccttgggctgactccaccagcccactagggacttgtggcgccaccatatggccttgggctcactcccgggtgggtgggcccctcccggtgaactcccggaacccattcgtcactcccggtacactgccggaattgctcgaaactttctggtaaccaaatgaaaccatcctatatatcaatcttcatttctggaccattctggaaaccttcgtgacgtccgtgatctcatctgggactccgaacaacattcggtaaccacacatataactcaactatacaaaaacatcatcaaaccataagtgtgcagaccctgcgggttcgagaactatgtagacatgccccgagacactcctcggtcaatatccaatagcgggacctggatgcccatattggatcctacatattctccgaagatcttatcggttgaacctcagtgtaaaggattcatataatcccgtatgtcgttccctttgtccttcggtatgttacttgcccgagattcgatcgtcggtatctgcatacctatttcaatctcgtcaccggcaagtctctttactcgtttcgtaatacaagatcccgtgacttacacttagtcacattgcttgcaaggcttgtgtgtgatgttgtattaccgagtgggtcccgagatacctgtccgtcacacggagtgacaaatcccagtcttgatccatacaaactcaacggacaccttcggagatacctgtagaacacctttatggtcacccagttacgttgtgacattcgatgcacacaaggtattcctccggtgccagtgagttatacgatctcatggtcataggaacaaatacttgacatgcagaaaacaatagcaataaaacgacacgttcaatatgttatgttcatagtttggttctcgtccatcacatgattatcctaatgatgtgatccagttatcaagtgacaacacttgcacatagccagaaaaccttgaatatccttgatcaactggctagccaactagaggcttgctagggacattgttttgtctatgtatccacacatgtatctatgttttcattcaatacaattatagcatggataataaacgattatctttaaacaggaaatataataataactatttatgattgcctctagggcatatttccaacagtccccccTAATGCGGAATCCGATATCTCATCCGAACTCGATTCGAAGTGCGAATTTAGATTTCGAGCGGCAATATCCGGCTAAGAACCTGGACCCCTAGCCCTACGCATTGGACTCCCCGACGGTATTTGTCACAACCAACAAAACTAGGGGTCCACATCCTGGCGGGACGCAAAAAAATTCCCACCCAGCTGCCACACTAGACACTATCTTTGTAACTTGGAGATGTCTGATATACGGAACCTATGATGCGTCAAGCAACAGCAAGGCAAGGCAGACCAACACTTCTGGGCTAGATTCCTCGTGGCCAAAAACCAGACTGGAGCGGCCAGGAAATTATAGAAACTTTCTCGCATAACTGCCATGGTGAAGGAATCTGAAACGCCCTCACCCGCCGTCAAATCGACAATTTCACCGAGCTATCTACATTGATACCCAAGTATTGCACAATGGAAAGCACCTAGCAGATTCAACAAATTCAAATGGAGTCAATCTACGCAGAGCAACCCACATGAGCTCAAATGAAGCAAATACCCCAACACCGGTCGGTCGAGCACGGGCCCACCGAGAAAAAGAATAAACCCCTCGAGGGATCCAGAACTGTCCTTGATAAACTATTGGACAGTCCATACCCCCATACACTCCACATTGCCGAACACTACCTCAAACCATAGCCTTCGAGCCTTATGGGACGTTAGGCAAGTAGCAAAAACTGGAGAGGTTATCCTCGGGGTCTCATCATCCAACAAGAGTCTAGCAAAACCACCGGATAGCAATGTCGAAGTCTTAACAATTTATGAGATGTTATCCTCAAACCATTAGAGGAAGAGAGCTCTTCAAGAACTCGACCACGTATTCCGGGTGGCAGCAATGAAATCATGGACAAATACACCCATAACTTTCAGTGAGGAGGACCAACAAAGAGTCCATTCCGGCCGAACAGCTGTCGCTTTGGTCCTTAACCCTATTATAGATGACATTAGGCTCCACAAGGTACTAATGGACGGCAGCAATAGcttaaacctcatttatgaggatactTTGGATAAAATGTAATTCGTCAGATCTCGCATCGAATGAAGCCACACAAACTTTGGAGGGATTATCCCCGGAAGAGAGGCGCGATGCATAGGACGAATTTCTCTCGAAGTGGTATTTGGTACCCCTGAGAACTACATGTCCGAAGAACTTGTCTTCCATATTGTACCCTTTCGCAACAGTTATCACACTCTTTTGGGGTGTGAGGCCTTCACTAGATTTCAAGCCATACCGCACTACGAGTACATgaagctcaagatgccagggcccAACAATGTCATAACACTGTCAAGTGACTTCGATAGAGTTCTTCGGGTCGAAAACAAAACGACATCGCTTGCCCTCGAGGCACTATCCAAAGCCCTTGCGACCGAGAAATTAACTGAACTCCGCTCGATGGTAGATAAGGATGATGTGATCCTCAACAAGAGGCCTAAATCCACATGCTTTAAACTAGCACACGAAATAGTCAAATTTCACGTACATCCAACGGACCCTAAAAAAGCAGCGTCCACTGGAGCCCAACTCGACCCTGCGGTTGATGAAGCATTGCATGCATTTTTGCATGAAAACTCGGGCATATTCGCTTGGAATCCCTCATACATGCCATAAATACCACGAAGACTGGCCGAGCATAGCCTGAATATAACTGCAGGCTTGAAACCAGTCAAACAGGCGTTGCGCAGATTTTACGAACCCAATCGTCAAGCCATGGGTACCAAACTAGCAAAACTACTTGAAGCCGGATTCATTCAAGATATCAAACACCCTGAGTGGTTAGCAaatttggtcatggtaccaaagaaggataaatcttggcggttgtgtgtcgatttcaAAGACATAAACAAGGCCTGCCCTAAGGATCCCTTTCCCTTACCTCGCATAGACCCGATCATCAACGCCACCAATGTACTCAATTTGATGTGCTTCCTTGATGCCTAATCCGGACACCATCAAATCAAAATGAAGGAGCCTGACCAAGCCACTACTACCTTCATCACCCCCTACGGGGCATTCCGCTTCAATACAATGCCCTTCGGGTTAAAAAATACAAGAACCACATATCAGCTCATGATTCAAAGATGCCTAGAAAAACAAATTGGCAAAACAGTCGAGGCATATGTGGACAACGTGGTCATTAAAACCAAGCACGTCAGCCAGTTGTTGGATAACCTCCGACAAACCTTCGATAATCTCCGGGAGTACAACATACGACTCAATCCGGACAAGTGTGTATTCGGAGTTCTCGCTTGTAAACTACTTGGATTCATCGTCTCTCATAGAGGAATATTGTCCAATCCGGCTAAAATCCGAGCTTTATCCCAGCTGGCGATCCCAACCAAGTTGAAGCATGTACAAAAGCTGGCAGGCTGTGTGGCGGCTTTAAGCTGCTTCATCTCCCGCCTTGTTGAGAAGGCACTAGCTCTCTACAAACTACTCAAATGGACCAAAAACTTTGACTAGACCAATGAGACAACAAACGCCCtcgaagaaataaaaaaaactgTTAGCGAGTAACCCCATACTGACAACACCTGCTTTGGGGGAACCAATGTTGTTGTACATCTCGGCCACCAATCAAGTGGCCAGGGCAGTCCTCGTTGTCGAACAAGAGGTGGGAGTCCACAAGCTCCGGGTGGAGATTCCAGTCTACTATGTGTCTAAAGTTCTAGCCTTGTGCAAATCTTGGTATCCACACTATCAAAAGATAACCTATACAAATTTTATGGCATCTCGCAAGCTCTggcactactttcaagagtgttTAGTTATGGTAACGTCTGAATTACCCTTAAAGGATATAATCAACAACACGGACACCACGGGCCGCATAGCAAAATTGGCCATTGAGATCTTACCTTTTTAAATCGTGTACAAGCCACACCGAGCTATTAAATCTCATGTGTTGGCTGATTTTCTCGCCGAATGGATGGAGGCCAAACTCCCTAAAGATTACAGTGCATATTCCCATTGGGCGATGTACTTCGAAGGCTCCAAGACGCTTGTCGGACTGGGGGTTGGTGTTATACTTTCATCCCAATTGGCGACAACATCCGGTGTGTGCTACAGATCATGTACACCGATTCCAACAATGCGGCCGAATACGAGGCTCTATTGCATGGACTTCGGATGGCAACTTCAATAGGCATTGAACGGCTCAAGGTACAGGGAGACTCTAACCTCGCTATCTCCCAAATCAATGGCGAATTCGATGCTGAAAATCCAAAAATGGGGACATATAGGAACATTGTTCTCGAAATATCAACACTGTTCGAAGGCCTCAAatttcgccacgtcttcagagacaACAATCAAGCTAATGATGTCCTTGCTCATATGGGCGCCAAACGTGACCCTATTCCTAAAAATACCTTTTCGGAATGGCTCTTTAAGCCATCTTTGGTATGGCAGGATGGGGACAATGACACTAGAGCCAGTGGTCAGGAACATGTCACCCCTCCTATAATTGATCCAAATGAGCAAATCATTGGTCGTTCAACACCTAATGAAACGCCTTCGGCTCATGAAATCATGGCAGTAATCGCGCCATGGACCGATCCTTTACTCACTTATCTTCTCCGCCAAGAGCTCCCTGATGACCAAACTGAAGCAAGACGAATAATTCGGCGATCCAAGGCTTACAAGGTCCATGAGGGGGATCTATACAAGAAAAGCACCACTGGAGTCCTCTAGTGGTGCATGTCTGAAGAAGAGGGTCAAGAGATCTTGGCTGAAATACATGCACATATGGGTGGCCATCACACCGCAGCTCGGGCCCTAGTAAGCAAGGCTTTTCGGGCTGGTTTCTTTTGGCCCACGACTCGCGTAGACGCTCGTACACTCGGTTGACATTGTGTTGGTTGTCAGCTTTTTGCAAATCAATGCCATGTGCCCGCAATAGCTGATACCGATCACCTAGACTTTTGCgatctgggggttggacatggtcggaccacttaaaggggggaccaagaaaaagaaatacttaCTGGTTATGATCGATAAATTCACCGagtggatagaagccaaaccTGTAACTTCTATGAAGTCTGGACCTGTGACCGATTTTATATCTGGTGTGGTTCATTGTTATGGTGTCCCCCATAGTATAATAAACGGACAATAAATCCAATTTCATAGCTTAGGAAGTGAAGGACTAGTGTGCTAACCTGGGCATCAAACTCGATTACCCCTCCATATATCATCCACAAACCAATGGACAAGTTGAACATGCCAATGGTCTTATTATGATTGGGATCAAACCTCGCCTAGCCCGTTCTCCTAAACAATCTGATTGACATTGGGTAGAGGAGCTTGACTCCATACTGTGGGGTTTGCGCACCACCCCGAACCGATCAACGGGATATACACCATTTTTATGGTGTACGGGGTAGAAGTCGTCCTCCTGTGTGATATCATCCATGATGCACCTAGAGTGCACATTTACGAGGGAAAAGAGGCCGAGCTAGATCAGTAGGAAAACTTAGACACACTAGAAGAAGAGCATGATATAGCTCTGGCACATTCCACCTTCTATCAGCAACAGGCTCGGAGCTTCCAAAGCAAGCAAGTTCGGGCGAAAGCATATATTGTGGCGAGCTTGTGCTCCGCctcccggagaagaagaagaataaacttgCACTTAAATGGGAGGGCCCTTTCATAATTGATGAAGTACTTGCAGGAGGAGTGTATCGCCTTCGCAACCAATCAGATAATCACCATGAACCGAacccaacacaactcattgtcggCTCTTCTACGGCTTGACTGGTGTTGTCAACTTACCTAGTCttctcttttctattttaaatttttTATGTATCGTTTTTTCTTTTATATTGATAAGCATATCCTAGTATGTTCGGCTAAACCGAACTATGTTCACGAAAATGTATTTTTCGGTAACACCTTGGGGCTTCTTAATATAAGTTGATCAACGTACACTTGTGCATCTATTTTTGCCTTTATGATGTATGCATCATTCCTATATTCTAATGCCAGCATATGCATCAATCTGGCAGAAGATTTGGCCAAGCTGGGTTGCCTTGCTTCTGTGCTTTCCCTCTACGTTTTCGACTGTTCGACTAGAGAGTAAATGAGCACATGTGTGATTGTTACGACCGGGTGACCTAGATACTTACCTCAGACcggtgaagccgaaagctagggTTCTTAATAAAATAATGATAGGCCACAAAGGAAGTGAAAATAATTAGGAGATTATCACCCGCATACTGTGAATATTTGGTTATCATGTCTATGTAGTGTAGCAGCCCGAagaaagaacccatagaggaacTATTTTTCTCTAAAGATGTTTCTTATGCTAAAAATTAATATAACATAACTCCACAATCACATTCTATATGTTAGCACCATATGGACGGATTGCGTGGTTCCCCGAAGGTTTCGTTGGTATCACATGTTACATAGTACGGAACACTCCCCGATCATTGTGAGGGGAGGAAGAAGTCGATGGACGGTTAAGACAGCGTTTACAGTCCGGATGGAGAAATATTTGATCTAAAGTATATAGTTACATAGAATGAAACACCTCGTTGTCGATCGAGATTATCTATTATCACATCTAGGCGGCAGTCTTGTTGCGAGAGACGTGCGGCAGACATCACTTGGTCATATACTCGATCGTCCCAACCATATTAAGGGGGGCTACTGGGTTATGATTTGTGTTTGGTTTTTAAAATCATACATATACCCTAAGGCAGGTTTACATACGGTTGGCAACACCCTCAAGTCTTTCTCGAGCAGCTCTGAGGTATGCATCCACCAAACTAAAAGTGTTAAACTCATGTTTGGAAAATTCAGGGTGGTGTAGTGACTCTTTGCATCCACGATGATTCGTCACGCTTTCAACTTTGGAATTAGTAACCGAAACCTCCTCAGGATCCTCTAGGAGTTGGTTGGAAGCAGGAATGTTTGCATTACCTCCCGTTGTTGCGGAATGCGTTGTCCTGGGATCACTACCCTGAACCCTCTCGACGTCTTCGGACGAAGGAAGTTGTGTTTGGATCCTATAGAGTTTGGCAACAATTGTGAATACTCACAAGTGGACGTAAGTTGTACCCAATTATGAGTTTTATTTCATTACCTCTTGGTAGGGGGTGCGGTCGAAATAGTCCATGTGGTTGCTCCATGCTTAGAAGCCCTGCTCGTGTTCGGCATGGGTTTGGCGACATTGTACTAGCCGATGTTCGTCGCATGGAGCGATGGCTCTTGGGAGTGGGAGTCAGCGCAACACGGGACGGGCGCCCTTTTTGGGAGGAGGCCTTCTTTTTATCCCCAGTTGAGGAAGGGAGTATCCCAGGGTGGTCGGCTGTAAGAGCAACCTCAGAGTCGTCAATGCTTTCCTAGAAAAATACCTCGTCCTAAAATTTTATCGACATATCTGGGTCGTCATGGAAGCCCGGATTGTCGTCACGAGCATAATTCTTTGGTTGCGGAGGAGAACAATTAACTTTCGCGATCCAGCGTCTCCATTCCTGTTTGGAGAATCCCGAAGGTTGGATTAGCCAAAATTACTATAAAAAAATCCAAATTGTGAAAATAGGATCATACTCACCCATTTGATGGGGTTATGATTCGAGTAGCCTTCATTCGTGCTCATACCGATGAACTCTTCTTTCTCCACTCTTCACAAGCTTTCTTCGGGGTCCCTACAGGATACCCCGTCCCAGCTATACGCCACACTTTGGTTCCGCCTACTT
This genomic stretch from Hordeum vulgare subsp. vulgare chromosome 6H, MorexV3_pseudomolecules_assembly, whole genome shotgun sequence harbors:
- the LOC123402913 gene encoding nucleotide-sugar uncharacterized transporter 2-like, coding for MMKLRWWRVDASEVAAVTAMGVWEAVLAGGGRRFIKRKDSDAGETGRALEELRSSLYNEMHSSEGAKRQQQRFCGPSVALTFNFAVAVGIIVANKMVMGTVGFKFPIALSLIHYAVALVLMAILKALALLPVAPPSKSTPFSSLFALGAVMSLSTGLANVSLKHNSVGFYQMAKIAVTPTIVAAEFMLFQKKVSCQKVITLATVSFGVAVATVTDLEFNFFGACVALAWIVPSAVNKILWSNLQQTGNWTALALMWKTTPVTIFFLLALMPLLDPPGLLLFNWNFRNTCAIVISALFGFLLQWSGALALGATSALSHVVLGQFKTIVIMLSGYLIFRSDPGVTSICGALVALGGMSFYTYLGLKKEPAAPGGKKPPSRSNSFMGKPAGDGGSSDYEDSV